AGATTGCTGCCGGAGTAGATTTAGATGAGGCTATTGAAAAGACTCATCAGATACGGGACCGTATGCTCGTAATTGAAGAGGAGGAAAGGAATACTCGTGAAATTGAGAAAGATCTTTATAAACTAGATGAAAATAATGGCTGATTTTCTCTAATTCTAAGGCATTTTTATGAGGTTTTCGTGATAGCCTATAAGGACAAGCATGTCTTGTTCTTCTAATGGTTCTGTTGCTTTAGGGACAAAGTTAAGTTCGTCAGTGCCACCTTTTCGGATAGCAATAACCTGCACTTGAAAATTGTTTGTTAAATTCAAATCTATTAAGGTTTTTCCCTTCCAGTCGCCGACTTTTTTTTCTTTTATAAGGACATCTTGTCCCATGGAAAGATAATCAAGCATTCCGGGAGTTGCAAGTTTGTAGGCCAGCTGTTTGGCTGCAAAATGTTCGGGGAAAACAACGAAATCTACGCCAAGCCTATTCAGAACTTTTTTGTGGGCAGCGCTCATGGCTTTAACCCAGATCTTTTTAACGCCTATTTCTTGTAAGTTAAGAATGACTAGGATGCTCGCTTCCATGGAATCTCCGGTGGAAACGACAACATAATTAAAATCCTGAAAGCTGAGTTGTTCAAGCGTCTGCTGGTCTGTGCCGTCAGCCTGAAAAACATGAGTCAGGTATGGTTTTGCGATTTTCACTTTTTCCGGACTGGAGTCAATTCCGGTTACTCCGTGTCCCATTTCACGTAAGTTACGGGCTAATTCAAGTCCGAATTTTCCAAGCCCAATAACTCCTACTTCTATTCTGCCTGTCATTTAATTCTCCAAGTCTATATACAATTAATTATAGAAAATTAACCTAATGAAAGATCATCTTCTGGTAATTTGTAGCGCGGTTCTTTCTGCCAGCTGTTAATAGCTGTCAGCAGCCATACAGGTCCGAGTCTTCCGACAAACATCAGCGAAATAATAATTATTTTACCGGAAAAAGTCAGCTTCGTGGTGATTCCGGTAGAAAGACCTACGGTAGCAAATGCTGAGACTGTTTCAAAAAAAATTTCAATAAAATGTCCTCTGGCCTGAGTATGCGGAATATTTCCGCCCTCAGTAATACTGAGTAGAATAACTGCAATCCCTATAATAGCTCCAGCAAGAGCCATCAGGGTCAGTGATTTATTTATACTGTCTTCTGTCAGAGCGTACCAGCCGACGCGGACCTGACTTCTCCCTCTGATTTTAGCGGAAACAAATGCGAATAAGGCACGGAAGGTAGTTGTTTTTAACCCTCCTGCACAAGATCCTGGCGATCCCCCGATGACCATTAGGAAGATCATAAAAATAAGAGAAACATTAGTCATGCTGGAAATATCCAGTGTGTTGAACCCTGCGGTGCGGCAGGTAACTGACTGGAACAAAGCACTCAGTTCATTACTCTCAAAATTGGGTATTACATGGGCTCTTAAACTTTCCGCCAGCCAGATAGCAACCGCTCCGACAATGATCAAAATTAAGGTCGTTTCAAGTACCACATGTGTTTGCCATGAAATAGGGTGCGCCGTAATAGGCCGTTTCTTTCTGAATATGTAGTCGCATAACTTTTGCCATAGCTCTATCAATACATAAAATCCGAGACCTCCCAAAACAATGAGAGCCATGAAAACAGCGTTAATGCCTACATTATCCTTCCACGTGGAAAGACTGTCAGGATACAATGAAAATCCAGCATTACAAAAAGCTGAGATAGAGTGGAATATTGCCGAATAAGGCGCAAATCCATGGGGGTCCATTCTGTTCAGGAGGAATGCTCCGATAAGCTCAATAGAAAGAACTGCGGCTACCACTCCGACAATAAATCTACCAATATTAAACGAAGGGTCGTGGATAAGAGTCTGACTTACAGCGATACGATCTGAGGCACTTACTTTTTTGCCTAGAAGGTAGATTACAAGGCTTGCGTAAGTCATGATTCCTAAACCGCCGAGTTGTATTAGAGCCAGAATTACGGATTGACCTGTGCGGCTGAAAAATGAGCCTGTATCAACTACTGCAAGCCCTGTTACACAAACTGCTGATGTTGCAGTAAATATTGCATCAATCAGTGAAAGAGTTTTACCAGGATGGCAAATATCCAGTTTAAGTAACAAACCACCGGAAATAATTGTGAGGAGGAATGCATATATTGGCACCCAGAAAGGAGAAGATGCTTGTGATTTCATCGGCTGAATTTACGCTCGAGTGGAGGATATGGCAATAGTCTTGCCTTTAGCCTCCACCCGAGACTTGTTTCAAATTAAAATGTATTAATATCCGGCAGATTGCGATTAAGAATTATACTCGGCAAGCTTGGCTTCAACTTCTTCCCAGCGTTCAAAAGTCTTTTCATGCTCGCTTTCAAGTTCTCCCAGTCTGGATGTAGTTTTAGCCATTTCCTGCGCTGATTTTCTATAAAAGTCTGAATCGAGCATTAATTCCTGTATTGCAGCAATTTCTTTTTCAAGTTTCTCGATTTGAGCCGGTAAAACTTTCATTTCTTCTTCAAGGAGTTCCAGCTCACGCTGTTCTTTATAACTGAGTTTCTTTGGCTTATTAGCAAGAGCTGGCTGTTCAACCTTAACAGATTTTAGAGCTTTAGGTTTATTCTCTTTTTCTTCCTTAGGTTTTTGTCTTAGCCAGTCGTCATAGCCGCCGACATATTCTTTTACAGTGGCATTTCCTTCAAAAACGATTGTGCTTGTCACTACGTTATTCAAAAACGCACGGTCATGGCTGACTATAATGACAGTACCGGGGTATTCCATTAGTTTGTCTTCAAGAAGTTCCAGAGTTTCAGCGTCAAGATCATTTGTAGGTTCATCCATTATAAGCAGGTTGGATGGACGTGTGAACAGTCTTGCGAGCAGAAGACGGTTCCTTTCTCCGCCGGAAAGATCTCTAACCTTACTATTTGCGCGTTCGGCAGGGAATAGGAAATCCTTAAGATAACCCATAACATGCTTAGTGCGTTCACCCATTGTAACAACGTCGTTACCGTCTGCAACACTGTCGCGTACAGTTGCATCTGGGTTCAGTTGTTCTCTGTGCTGATCAAAATATGAAATTTCGAGCTTGGTTCCTAAATTAATCTTGCCGGACTTCAGTTTGAGGTTGCCGAGCAGGGTTTGAATAAGGGTTGTTTTACCGGTTCCGTTTGGGCCGATAATTCCGATTCTATCCCCGCGCATGATGGTGACATTAAGATCATTGAAAACAGGGGTAGCTCCCCATGAAAAAAATGCATGTTTAGCTTCGGCAACAATTTTACCTGAACGGGATGCTTCCTGAATCTGAATGGTTGCTGTGCCTGTGCGTTCGCGGCGTTTGCTTCTTTCATTGCGTAATTTTTCCAGTTCACGAACTCTTCCTTCGTTTCTGGTTCTCCGGGCTTTAATTCCCTGTCTGATCCAGACTTCTTCTCTGGCAAGTTTTTTGTCGAACTCAGACCAGTTTTTTTCTTCAGCATCCAAAAGTTCTTCTTTGCGTTTTAAAAAGGTGTCATAGTCGCAGGTCCAGTCAGCAAGTTTGCCGCGGTCCAGTTCAATAATACGGGTAGCAATACGGCGCAGGAACATTCGGTCATGGGTGATGAAAATGAGAGTTTTGATGTGTTTTAAAATAAATTCTTCCAGCCATGCAATGGAGTCGATATCTAGATGGTTGGTAGGTTCATCAAGAAGCAAGATGTCAGGGGTACTGGCTAGAGCGCGAGCGAGGAGTACGCGTCTTTTCAGTCCTCCGGAAAGGCTTTCAAAGCGTGTTTCAGGGTCCAGAGAAAGGCGGGAGATGACCATTTCAATTGTGGTCATGGCATTCCAGCCGCCATGCTGTTCCATAATGTCTTCAATTTCAGAAAGTTTGGAAACATCGCCGCCGTTAGCAACTTCTGTGCTGACGCGATGATATTTTGCCAGCGCATTACCCAGTTCTCCAAGTCCTTCTGCGACTACATCAAAGACCGTACCGTTAAGAACTTCTGGTACTTTTTGTGAAAGTCTAGCTACAGTGACACCTTTCTGGGTTGAAATTATTCCGCTGTCAGGAGTCAAATCCTCGCTCATAAGCCTAAGCAGTGTAGATTTACCTTCACCGTTTCTACCTACTATGCATATGCGTTGTCCTGCTTGAACTTGAAACGAAGCTTTATCTAAAAGCAATGGTCCGCCAAACGACATTGAAATACTATTAACACTCATTAAGGCCATATTTGTAAGCTCCGCATTATGTTCTGGAAAAAATTATATGTTATGAAATCTTAGAAAGTTCGTAAAAAGGATTAATCTGTACGAGGGCGGTATTGTAGATGGTTGCAGAAGAAAAGGGAAGGGCTTACAGTGTACCATAAATTTATGGGGATTTTGTCTTATTTCGGAGATTGACGAAATTAATGCAGTAGGGCAGGTATGCTGTATACTTAAAATTAAAAAATTGCAAAAAAATCACCCGTTGTTAGCGAGCGAAGCAGAATTAATAAAATAAAGGCATTACATTAAATGAGTACAGGCGACAGATTATTAGATATATTTCAAGAAGAGACTTTGGAACGTCTCGATAGCTTGGAATCAGGGTTACTTATTTTAGAAAAAAATACCGAGAATAGTTCTCATGAACTTATAAATTCTATTTTTCGAGATGCTCATTCCGTTAAAGCCGGATCAAATTTATTGAAGCTTCAAAATATTGAAGAACTTTCTCACACTTTAGAGAATGTTTTAGAATTGATACGCTCAACGGATCTTGTTCCTACTGAACTTATGATAACAGCCTGCCTTGAAGCTGTGGATAGACTGCGCGGTCTTGTAGAGGATATTCTTGGGAGTGATTCAAAGAGTATCCGTTTGCAGAAAATGATGCTTGAAGTTTCCCTTAAAAGAGCCCTTAATGGAGACTCCGAGGAATAAATTACTCGCGAAGATCTTTTGATAACCTGTCTTTACATATTTCTTTTGTCTAGTCGGTTCCTTCTTCTGCTCGCCTGCATTTACCTGAGTTTACATTAATGATGGAAGTGCTGCTTGATTCTTTACTCAAGAATTCCGGCTTGGTTTATCCTTGAAAAACTATCAACAAATTTCGGAGGTCTTAACTATGAGTGTTAAACTTAGTATTGAAGGTATTGATTCCTGGGGATTCAAACATGAAGGTCCACTGATTATTGCCGGACCATGTAGCGCTGAAACCCGTGAACAGGTGCTTGAAACTTCGCGCGGAGTAGCTAAGACTGGAGCACATATGCTGCGGGCAGGCATTTGGAAGCCGCGGACTCGTCCTAATTGTTTTGAAGGCATGGGCGAAGAAGGCCTTAAATGGTTGGTTGAAGCACGTGAAGAAACAGGACTGCCGATCTCAACTGAAACTGCAACTCCTGAACATGTAGAACTTTGTCTTAAATATAATGTTGACCTTATCTGGGTCGGAGCAAGAACCACTGTTAATCCATTCGCAGTTCAGGCTCTTGCCGATGCTCTTAAAGGTACAGATATTCCAGTACTTGTGAAGAATCCTATTAACCCAGATGTTGAACTATGGATTGGAGCTCTCGAGCGTATAAATGCTGCCGGGGTTAAAAAACTTGGTGCAATTCATCGTGGTTTTTCTTCTGCAAAAGCTTGCGAGTTTCGCAATGATCCTAACTGGAAAATTTTTATTGAACTTCGCCGTCGCTGTGAAGGGCTACCTATCATCTGTGATCCAAGCCATTTATGTGGAAAAAGAGAACTTATCCCCGCTGTAGCACAAAAAGCACTTGATCTCCTTTTTGACGGTTTGATGATTGAATCTCATATTGATCCTGATAAAGCTTTAAGTGACTGCAAACAGCAGTTCACCCCTGAAGATCTGGGTAAAGTTATTGCAGGACTCAAGGTCCGTTATCCAGCGATTGAAGACGCAGAATTTATTCATGCAATTGAAGGAAAACGTATCAGACTTGATGAAATTGACGAAACTATCGTTGAACTTCTTGCTGAGCGTATGGCAATAGGCCGTACAATAGGAACTCTCAAAAGAGAAAAAGGAATTGCTCTTTTGCAGCCTGCTCAGTGGAAGAAAACTGTTGAAAAGCGTACTCGCGCAGGTGTTGCTCGTGGTATGGACGAACATTTCATGCTTCGTGTTTTTCAGTATATTCATGAAGAATCTTTGCGTCAGCAGGAATCAACTTTTGCTGGAGATAAGTAATGCCGAGGGTCGATGTTGCGCTGAAAGGTGACTTTGATAACTCTTATGAGATTTTAGTTGAAGACGGGGTGGTGGATAATCTCATCCCGGATCTCTGTTCGCGGAAATTCGGTCGTACTCCGGTTATTATATGTGAT
This sequence is a window from Desulfovibrio sp. UCD-KL4C. Protein-coding genes within it:
- a CDS encoding TrkH family potassium uptake protein is translated as MKSQASSPFWVPIYAFLLTIISGGLLLKLDICHPGKTLSLIDAIFTATSAVCVTGLAVVDTGSFFSRTGQSVILALIQLGGLGIMTYASLVIYLLGKKVSASDRIAVSQTLIHDPSFNIGRFIVGVVAAVLSIELIGAFLLNRMDPHGFAPYSAIFHSISAFCNAGFSLYPDSLSTWKDNVGINAVFMALIVLGGLGFYVLIELWQKLCDYIFRKKRPITAHPISWQTHVVLETTLILIIVGAVAIWLAESLRAHVIPNFESNELSALFQSVTCRTAGFNTLDISSMTNVSLIFMIFLMVIGGSPGSCAGGLKTTTFRALFAFVSAKIRGRSQVRVGWYALTEDSINKSLTLMALAGAIIGIAVILLSITEGGNIPHTQARGHFIEIFFETVSAFATVGLSTGITTKLTFSGKIIIISLMFVGRLGPVWLLTAINSWQKEPRYKLPEDDLSLG
- a CDS encoding Hpt domain-containing protein, yielding MSTGDRLLDIFQEETLERLDSLESGLLILEKNTENSSHELINSIFRDAHSVKAGSNLLKLQNIEELSHTLENVLELIRSTDLVPTELMITACLEAVDRLRGLVEDILGSDSKSIRLQKMMLEVSLKRALNGDSEE
- a CDS encoding ATP-binding cassette domain-containing protein, with the protein product MALMSVNSISMSFGGPLLLDKASFQVQAGQRICIVGRNGEGKSTLLRLMSEDLTPDSGIISTQKGVTVARLSQKVPEVLNGTVFDVVAEGLGELGNALAKYHRVSTEVANGGDVSKLSEIEDIMEQHGGWNAMTTIEMVISRLSLDPETRFESLSGGLKRRVLLARALASTPDILLLDEPTNHLDIDSIAWLEEFILKHIKTLIFITHDRMFLRRIATRIIELDRGKLADWTCDYDTFLKRKEELLDAEEKNWSEFDKKLAREEVWIRQGIKARRTRNEGRVRELEKLRNERSKRRERTGTATIQIQEASRSGKIVAEAKHAFFSWGATPVFNDLNVTIMRGDRIGIIGPNGTGKTTLIQTLLGNLKLKSGKINLGTKLEISYFDQHREQLNPDATVRDSVADGNDVVTMGERTKHVMGYLKDFLFPAERANSKVRDLSGGERNRLLLARLFTRPSNLLIMDEPTNDLDAETLELLEDKLMEYPGTVIIVSHDRAFLNNVVTSTIVFEGNATVKEYVGGYDDWLRQKPKEEKENKPKALKSVKVEQPALANKPKKLSYKEQRELELLEEEMKVLPAQIEKLEKEIAAIQELMLDSDFYRKSAQEMAKTTSRLGELESEHEKTFERWEEVEAKLAEYNS
- a CDS encoding bifunctional 3-deoxy-7-phosphoheptulonate synthase/chorismate mutase type II translates to MSVKLSIEGIDSWGFKHEGPLIIAGPCSAETREQVLETSRGVAKTGAHMLRAGIWKPRTRPNCFEGMGEEGLKWLVEAREETGLPISTETATPEHVELCLKYNVDLIWVGARTTVNPFAVQALADALKGTDIPVLVKNPINPDVELWIGALERINAAGVKKLGAIHRGFSSAKACEFRNDPNWKIFIELRRRCEGLPIICDPSHLCGKRELIPAVAQKALDLLFDGLMIESHIDPDKALSDCKQQFTPEDLGKVIAGLKVRYPAIEDAEFIHAIEGKRIRLDEIDETIVELLAERMAIGRTIGTLKREKGIALLQPAQWKKTVEKRTRAGVARGMDEHFMLRVFQYIHEESLRQQESTFAGDK
- a CDS encoding TrkA family potassium uptake protein — translated: MTGRIEVGVIGLGKFGLELARNLREMGHGVTGIDSSPEKVKIAKPYLTHVFQADGTDQQTLEQLSFQDFNYVVVSTGDSMEASILVILNLQEIGVKKIWVKAMSAAHKKVLNRLGVDFVVFPEHFAAKQLAYKLATPGMLDYLSMGQDVLIKEKKVGDWKGKTLIDLNLTNNFQVQVIAIRKGGTDELNFVPKATEPLEEQDMLVLIGYHENLIKMP